The region actacccaaagcaatttatagattcaatgcaatccctatcaagctaccaacagtattcttcacagagctagaacaaataatttcacaatttgtatggaaatacaaaaaacctcgaatagccaaagcgatcttgagaaagaagaatggaactggaggaatcaacctacctgacttcaggctctactacaaagccacagttatcaagacagtatggtactggcacaaagacagaaatatagatcaatggaacaagatagaaagcccagagataaatccatgcacatatggacaccttatctttgacaaaggaggcaagaatatacaatggattaaagacaatctctttaacaagtggtgctgggaaatctggtcaagcacttgtaaaagaatgaaactagaacactttctaacaccatacacaaaaataaactcaaagtggattaaagatctcaacgtaagaccagaaactataaaactcctagaggagaacataggcaaaacactctctgacatacatcacagcaggatcctccatgagattctctaggcaagaattctggagtgggtaaccattcccttttccagaggatcttctcaacccagggatcgaacccaggtctcctgcatttcaggtggattctttactgtttgaaccatcagggaaacccagagaacagtatggagggtccttaaaaaactaaaaatagaactaccatatgaccctccAATCACACtcatgggcatatatctggagaaaaacattatctggaaaaatacatgcaccccaatgttcattgcagcgctgtttgcaatagccaagacatggaagcagcctaaatgttcatcagtGGAGGAAAGGATAAAGAGGGGTCCATTCCCTAGCTACCTACCCCCACActtccaacccccaccccccaatacCACCAACTAAGACACCACCAGCATGTATAGACACGCTTTTGCAATGAGGCCCCTCCAGAGGCTCAGGGTGTGAACAGCTGCACAGAAGGCTGTGTGCTGTGGAGTCAGCACCTTAGGAAGTGGGAAGGGGAagtgggcagagaaggaaggagtctcAGGTCCTGATGgatcagaagaaggaaaatggggagAGGTGGTCAGGACAAAGGAGATGAGAAAGCCAAGGATGAATGCaagaggggcaaaaaaaaaaaaaaaaaaacagaaaatgtagaaaacatgaaagaaacaaGGGAAAGAGGCAAAACAGGATGTGGGCAACAAAACAAGGAGACAGagcagaaggagggaaggaagcataAAGAGAGTGAGATGAATGGGGAAGGatgtgaggagggagagagggagccaGGCAGAGTGAAGATACGGGATAGGACTGGACAGAATCGGGAGCACTGGAGACATCCTCAGTCCCTATGGAAACCTGGTGGGCCCAGTACCCCAGGTCAACCGTGTACATCAGCAGGTTGATGGCTGTCAGGATGGCCACAGCCAGTAGGCGATCCTACAGGCACATGTCGTAGGCGAGCTCATCACTGCAGCTCACAACACTGGACCGCTGGGACTGCCCCCCAAACTCCTCATTGAACTGGTGGAGAGGCCAGAGGATCACAGTGCTGATGCAGAGGAGGATGGAGAACAAggtgagcacaagctggaaaatgGGGTATGGGATGTGCAGTCTATATTCCCGTTCACTCACTTTCAACAGGAGGACCACAGCTCCCAGGATGAAGCACATGGAGTACACGGCCACACACCACACCAGGGCCATGTGTTGCACAATAGGGTGCAGGTCCAGGGAGGGGCTACTGATGAAGGCAAAGATGACACCAGCCACAAAGGTCTCCAGCACCTTCAGCAGGCCTGGCACAGTGTGCACGTAGCAGATGATACCATCGAGGTCATACCAGTTCCACGTGAAGGCCACACCCAAGGCATAAATACAGATGCGACTCGGGAGAAGGCAGTGGTGGTGATGGCCTGGTCCCGGTAAGGACCATAAGGCAGGAACTGGACATATGCAACGGAGTAGATGATGGAGGCCAAGAGGCAGACGAGGGTAGCGTAGCAGGCATGGCTAACGGGGAAGTTGTACCGGTAGAAAGGAAACCAGGACGGGAGATCACAGAACTCAACAGTGGAGAAGATGAGGGTCACAGCGAAATAGATGCACCAGATGGACATGGACCAGTCACCTATGACTCCTCTCCAAATGCCCATGTCGGCCAGCAGGGAGAAGGCCATGCAGGTGGAGCAGAGCTGCGGCAGATGGAGGAGGCAGTACACCTTGCCCGATTCATCCTTTTCTGGGGATGTCGCCCTGGTGGGCATGGTGTTGTGAAATCTGGCAGGTCACAGTCACCAGTGTGGCAGTTGTCTTCACTGATGACCCATCATTGAAAGATCCAACTCTGGAGGAGGATTAAGTCAGACGCCTAGAGAAGGCGCAGGGCCTGTGATGGCTGAGGTTCAGGATCTGTGGAGTTGGAACCAATGGCTCAGACACGTGGGTAACAGCACAGCCACTCCAGAATGGTTCTCCCCATCCATCAGCCTTGGCCTTGTCAGGAGACTTGTCTTATCCCAAACCTCACAGCTGGGTCGGGTCTGGGCACAATCCATCAACATTTTGGACCTCTGTGAACTGTGTGGCATTATCTACAGAAACACAGGGTAGGATGGTCCTTATCTACAAAGCCATCCCTTGAAGTCTCTCaacattgaaaacaaatttttaaaaaattatttggtaGTAAAATTATACCTGAACAGATATTAGAGAATTTATCATCTGTATTTATTTCCCCTAGTGTGAATGTGCAAATGCTTCAGTTTCAGAAACACTCATGTGTATGATTACAAGGTGTTCTCAGACCCCAGTGGGGTGTGATGTCATGTAGAGTAGATACACCATGTCATTTGGAGCTGAAAAATCTTGAATTCTGGAGCTTATCTAATcccaaggatttaaaaaaaaaaaaaaaatggactgcaTTTGCACTGCTAACCCCATTTattgatgagaaaactaagacttGGGGACTTAAATGTCTTCCCTAAGGTCGAAACCCTAAGAAGAGAGAACCCCAGATAAAAATCCCAAAGCTGTGGGTGTGAGCACTTTGCTCTACAGCCCAGCATGTCAGCAGGCCGGCAGGTGGGAGCCCAGGACCAAATCGTGGCGCTCTGGGACCCAGGACACACCTTCAGGATCACGGCCTTCTTCCACAGCAACCTAAAGACACACGTCCCGGCCCCTCCTCCCAGCAGCATCACTAGAAGGAGCTGCCATCTGAggggacacagccccacccagaGGAGGGCAACTCCAGGGGTGAACAGGGAGGAGCCACGGGGTGATAGCAAGGCCGTGGGGACAAGATGACACAGAAAGTAGGAACTATTTGAATCCCTGCTCTCAGTTTTGCCTTCACATGTGACTTTTCCCCACTGGGGCAGGGAAACCCCAACCCAGCATGATTCAAGGTGGAGCCTCATGGAGGAACCACAGAATAAATTAACATAATGTTGCGCTCTTAAGTTCCAAAGCTGCCAGCCAGGTGTGAGTCCGGAAAGATCTAGAAGTACTCTTACCTGAGCAGGGATTTTCCTGGCTGGGAGACGGGTGAGCAGCTTCCAAGCTGAGAAGAAGAgattggaaatgaaaaaagatgCTGTGTCTGATGCTGATGGGGAGGCTTTGGATCCATTTAATGGCACAGAGggaggcactggagaaggagaggcATGGggtttctagctgtgtgaccctggataaGGCctgtgccctctctgggcctcagttcccccacctggaAAGCAGGAGGTTTGTCTGAGCCTCCCCAGCAGACCCTCCTCCACTCTAGTCTGTGAGCCTGGACATGGTGCCTCCATCAGAGCACAGCCTGGATGTGGCTGAGCCCTGCCTGCCCAGCAGCCAGGTGTGTGGACTGGAAGACGGTGAGCCAGGAAGGTCAAGGTCAGgacaaaagaaggaaggaggaggtgagATGGAAACTCAGAGTTACAGGGAGGCTGTGGGGTGTGAAGGAAACTGGTAAGTTACCTTacagagtctcagttttctcatgtgtgCAATGGGCTTAATACCTACTATATGTCAATTTAATGAATGAAGCTGTATGAATGGCTTATAGAGGACCTGGCACCTGAACACACTGGAACCATAGCTGGCATGCCAGCTACCTGTTCCCCTTCCCCTACCCACCAAAGGGAACCCATATGGCCCCAGCCCCACTCTGGGCATAAGCACATGCAAGCTTGATTTGTTCCAGATCATGGCTTGCAAACCTATGTGTCCTGGAAGTGGTCCAGGGATCGTTTGGTTTTCCTTCACAGTGTTTTCAGGAAAAGATAGTGTAgaagcagttttatttcttcctgaaatgTTTGGTAGATGCACGGTTTTTTCATTGCATATGAAAATCCAGTTTTCCAGATCCTTTACAAGTCTCATAAAATTAGCTGCTATGCCCTTTATACtgactttcactctcatctttgcttagtattttctatattttcttcttctcatgTATAATTGACACAAAGCAGAACTACTTTAAAAGaactaaattaaaagatgttttattttcttgggctccaaaatcactgctgatggtgactgcagccatgaaattaaaagacgtttgctccttggaagaaaagctatgacaaatctagacagtgtattaaaaagcagagacattattttgccaacaaaggtccatatagtcagagctgtggcttttccatggaaggactgatgctgaagtactgaaactccagtactttggccacctgatgtgaagaactgattcatcggaaaagaccctgatgatgggaaagattgaaggcaggaggagaaggggatgacagatgatgagatggttggatggcatcactgactcgatggacatgatttgagcaagctctgggagttggtgatgggcagggaagcctggcgtgctgcagtccatggggtcgcaaagagtcggacacgactgagcgactgaactgatggtttttcccgtagtcaggtagggatgtgaaagttggaccgtaatgcaggctgaatgctgaagaattgatgcttttgaactgtggtgttggagaagactcttgagagttccttggactgcaaggagattaaaccagtcaatcctaaaggaaatcaattctgaatattcattggaaggactgatgctgaagctgaagctccaatactttggccacctgatgcaaagagttgtctcattagaaaagaccctgatgctgggaaagatggaaggcaggaggagaaggggaagactcaccaactcaatggataggagtttgagaaagctccaggagatagtgaaggacagggaagcctggcatgctgcagtccatggggtcacaaagagttggacacgactgagcgatggaacaacaacaaatgatgaCCTCACATGTCCCAGTTTTCCCTCTTGGACATGGCCAGGCTGCCTGCCTGCTCACAGGAGCGTCCATGTCTCCATCCAGGGAGCATCCATGTCCTCAACGTCATTAGAGCCTTCAACACCTTTCACATGCTCTGACGTCATATGTAGACATGTGTGTACAGACATGCACACATATTTGTAGAGCAtatctgtatcttttttcttccctgttttttAAACATGAGACCATGTCATGCACACAGCATCTTGCTTTTCTACCAACCCCAAAAGGTGCAGCTGGTCCTGTCCAGGGGCCTTAGTCCTCTCCATCCCCTTTACTTATTTCTTTCCCTCCTGGCTCCTGTGCATATTTGGACTGACCCCCCTTCTCTAGATCAGTGGATCCTCCCCTGTGAGTCTCAGACACTGGGGGACACAGGACATGGCAAGGGGTCCTGGGTTCGATGTGATCATCCTGCTCTAGAGTAGGAGGTAGGCAagaatttctggaaattttttaaaaaatatgacaaaaattgtGTTATTCATCTCTAGTATCTAGAAAATAGACAGAAATTCTACAACTTAATAATAGACAACACAATTTAAAATCGAACAAACTTCTTAAGATGTTTTACTTTGTCTTACTAATttacagaagagtccaaaatgcagtacttgggcgcaatctcaaaaacaacagaatgatcttggtttatttctgaggcaagccattcaacatcacagtaatccaagactatgtcCCAGGGCTTGATACTGAAGAAATTGAAGTTGACCAGTTCCGTGAAGAcatacaacaccttctagaactaacaccaaaagaagatgctcttttcatcataggggattggaatgtaaaactaggaagtcaagagacacccaGGACAAGAGGCCAAGGCattttggccctggagtacaaaatgaagcagggcaaaggctaacagttttgtcaagaaaacacactggtcatagcaaacaccattttccaacaacacaagagatgactctacatatggacatcaccaaatggtcaatactgaaatcagatcgattatgttctttgcagctaaagacagagaagctctatgcaaataagacctggagctgactggggctcaaatcatcagctccttattggaaaattcagGCTTAGATtgaagaaaagtagggaaaaccatgaggccattcaggtatgaactaaataaaatcccttatgattatacagtggaggtgatgaatggattcaaaggattagacctgatagagagagtgcctgaagaactatggatggaagttcgtaacactgtacaggaggcagtgaccaaaatcatcccaaaggaaaagaaatgcaagaaggcaaagtggttgtctgaggaaactttacaaatagctgaggaaagaagagaagcaaagggcaaaggagaaaggaaaagatacaccaaactgaatgcagagttccagggaataacaaggagaaataaaaaggtcTTCTTAAAGCACAATgcgaagaaacagaggaaaacaacggaatgcAAAGGCTAgagatttcttttaagaaaattggagagatcaagggagcatttcatgcaaggatgggcacaataaaggacataaatggtaagACCTAACATAAgccaaagagattaagaagaggtggcaagaatacacagaagaactatacgaagaaaggtcttaatgacacagatagACACGATGGtgcggtcactcacctagagctggacatgcTGGatcatgaagtcaagtgggccttaagaagcattactatgaacaaagttagtgacGAGATCAGGCTGGGTTATAAGGTAGAGAGCTGAACTGAAATCCTAAAGTGGTCTCTCCACTCTGATGCTCTGATGCTATGGTTTGAGAAGGAGACAATC is a window of Bos indicus isolate NIAB-ARS_2022 breed Sahiwal x Tharparkar chromosome 21, NIAB-ARS_B.indTharparkar_mat_pri_1.0, whole genome shotgun sequence DNA encoding:
- the LOC139178314 gene encoding myeloid-associated differentiation marker-like, whose amino-acid sequence is MPTRATSPEKDESGKVYCLLHLPQLCSTCMAFSLLADMGIWRGVIGDWSMSIWCIYFAVTLIFSTVEFCDLPSWFPFYRYNFPVSHACYATLVCLLASIIYSVAYVQFLPYGPYRDQAITTTAFSRVASVLETFVAGVIFAFISSPSLDLHPIVQHMALVWCVAVYSMCFILGAVVLLLKVSEREYRLHIPYPIFQLVLTLFSILLCISTVILWPLHQFNEEFGGQSQRSSVVSCSDELAYDMCL